One window from the genome of Clarias gariepinus isolate MV-2021 ecotype Netherlands chromosome 15, CGAR_prim_01v2, whole genome shotgun sequence encodes:
- the traf5 gene encoding TNF receptor-associated factor 5 isoform X2 — protein MAAEENECSSLQLSKQSSAPVRSWELESFLANRTLSFVSQLDECYMCPACGGAILNPHQTGCGHIFCAKCIRMFIESSDMSKCPLDGILIKPEEVFQDNCCKRELLNLEVYCSNTPDCTQKVPLCDLQKHLKLCQYEMLPCSNPGCTDILFRKNLSEHQQSLCPFRTEFCRYCTKPYPISQLPDHEKTSCPEAEVQCPNDCSQIVKKYKLKGHIDECPEIETDCIYKQYGCTVRDKRSKVKVHEYTEFSHHVLLVLESNSKLAKQVDQLQKDLAIQERELKERNLLVDNLKREVSKCDNTFSTIQRSVAEQRECVSSVKQELQELRSVLDAELAKEELRSLRVSLDSLRQQVAMTQSLRDHLGALGQTCQRHTRLLDIHVEQLQCNEQRFRQLESTSYDGKLIWKVHDYQRKKDAGAPLTSPPFYTGRSGYKLSARVYPDGEGSARGTHLSLYVMVMRGDFDSLLPWPFRQSVTLTVLDQSGSRNHISCSFNPDTNKESFRRPTAESNTALGFSRFISHTDLEGPRNAIYIRDDTLFIKVKVDTTGLEDL, from the exons ATGGCAGCGGAGGAGAATGAATGCTCGAGCCTCCAGCTCTCCAAACAGAGCTCTGCTCCCGTGAGGTCGTGGGAGTTGGAGTCTTTCCTGGCCAATCGCACACTCAGCTTCGTGTCCCAGCTTGATGAGTGCTACATGTGCCCGGCCTGCGGTGGCGCCATTCTTAACCCCCACCAGACGGGCTGTGGCCACATCTTCTGTGCCAAGTGCATTAGAATGTTCAT tgAGAGCAGCGACATGTCCAAATGTCCCTTAGATGGCATTTTAATCAAGCCAGAAGAG GTTTTTCAAGACAACTGCTGTAAAAGAGAACTACTTAACCTTGAAGTTTACTGTAGCAACACTCCAGATTGCACACAAAAAGTTCCTCTGTGTGATTTGCAG AAACACCTAAAGCTTTGTCAGTATGAGATGCTGCCATGCTCCAATCCAGGCTGCACTGACATTCTGTTTCGCAAGAATTTATCAGAACACCAGCAAAGCCTCTGCCCCTTTCGCACAGAATTCTGTCGCTACTGCACCAAGCCATATCCAATTTCCCAGCTCCCG GACCATGAAAAGACATCTTGCCCGGAAGCTGAAGTTCAGTGTCCCAATGATTGCTCTCAGATTGTGAAGAAATATAAG CTGAAAGGACATATAGATGAGTGTCCAGAGATAGAGACAGACTGCATTTATAAGCAATATGGCTGCACAGTCCGA GATAAAAGAAGCAAAGTGAAAGTCCATGAATACACTGAATTTAGCCATCATGTGCTGCTTGTGCTAGAGAGCAACAGCAAGCTCGCCAAACAG gtaGACCAGCTGCAGAAGGACCTGGCCATCCAGGAGAGGGAGCTGAAGGAAAGAAACTTACTTGTTGATAATCTTAAAAGAGAGGTGTCCAAGTGTGACAACACATTTTCTACTATCCAG AGGTCAGTGGCAGAGCAGAGGGAGTGTGTCTCCAGCGTTAAACAGGAGCTGCAGGAGCTCCGCAGTGTTCTGGATGCTGAGCTGGCGAAAGAAGAGCTAAGGTCCCTCCGAGTTTCACTGGACTCTCTCAGACAGCAGGTGGCAATGACGCAGAGCCTCAGAGATCACCTGG GGGCTTTAGGGCAGACGTGTCAGCGTCACACTCGACTCCTAGACATTCACGTGGAGCAGCTGCAGTGCAACGAGCAACGTTTTCGCCAGCTCGAGTCCACGTCATATGATGGAAAGCTCATCTGGAAGGTTCACGACTATCAGCGCAAAAAGGATGCCGGTGCACCGCTCACCTCACCGCCTTTCTACACTGGCCGCAGCGGCTACAAGCTGAGTGCCCGCGTGTACCCCGATGGGGAAGGTAGCGCCCGGGGCACACACCTCTCCCTCTACGTCATGGTGATGAGAGGTGACTTCGACTCGCTGCTGCCGTGGCCGTTCCGCCAGAGCGTCACACTCACCGTGCTCGACCAGAGCGGCTCACGCAACCACATCAGCTGCAGCTTCAACCCTGACACCAACAAAGAAAGTTTCCGCAGACCCACAGCTGAAAGCAACACAGCATTAGGCTTTTCCCGTTTCATCTCTCACACTGATCTGGAAGGTCCCCGAAACGCAATCTATATACGAGACGACACACTGTTCATCAAAGTCAAGGTGGACACAACAGGGTTGGAGGATTTGTAG
- the traf5 gene encoding TNF receptor-associated factor 5 isoform X1: MAAEENECSSLQLSKQSSAPVRSWELESFLANRTLSFVSQLDECYMCPACGGAILNPHQTGCGHIFCAKCIRMFIESSDMSKCPLDGILIKPEEVFQDNCCKRELLNLEVYCSNTPDCTQKVPLCDLQKHLKLCQYEMLPCSNPGCTDILFRKNLSEHQQSLCPFRTEFCRYCTKPYPISQLPDHEKTSCPEAEVQCPNDCSQIVKKYKLKGHIDECPEIETDCIYKQYGCTVRDKRSKVKVHEYTEFSHHVLLVLESNSKLAKQVDQLQKDLAIQERELKERNLLVDNLKREVSKCDNTFSTIQRSVAEQRECVSSVKQELQELRSVLDAELAKEELRSLRVSLDSLRQQVAMTQSLRDHLGEDSMGALGQTCQRHTRLLDIHVEQLQCNEQRFRQLESTSYDGKLIWKVHDYQRKKDAGAPLTSPPFYTGRSGYKLSARVYPDGEGSARGTHLSLYVMVMRGDFDSLLPWPFRQSVTLTVLDQSGSRNHISCSFNPDTNKESFRRPTAESNTALGFSRFISHTDLEGPRNAIYIRDDTLFIKVKVDTTGLEDL; encoded by the exons ATGGCAGCGGAGGAGAATGAATGCTCGAGCCTCCAGCTCTCCAAACAGAGCTCTGCTCCCGTGAGGTCGTGGGAGTTGGAGTCTTTCCTGGCCAATCGCACACTCAGCTTCGTGTCCCAGCTTGATGAGTGCTACATGTGCCCGGCCTGCGGTGGCGCCATTCTTAACCCCCACCAGACGGGCTGTGGCCACATCTTCTGTGCCAAGTGCATTAGAATGTTCAT tgAGAGCAGCGACATGTCCAAATGTCCCTTAGATGGCATTTTAATCAAGCCAGAAGAG GTTTTTCAAGACAACTGCTGTAAAAGAGAACTACTTAACCTTGAAGTTTACTGTAGCAACACTCCAGATTGCACACAAAAAGTTCCTCTGTGTGATTTGCAG AAACACCTAAAGCTTTGTCAGTATGAGATGCTGCCATGCTCCAATCCAGGCTGCACTGACATTCTGTTTCGCAAGAATTTATCAGAACACCAGCAAAGCCTCTGCCCCTTTCGCACAGAATTCTGTCGCTACTGCACCAAGCCATATCCAATTTCCCAGCTCCCG GACCATGAAAAGACATCTTGCCCGGAAGCTGAAGTTCAGTGTCCCAATGATTGCTCTCAGATTGTGAAGAAATATAAG CTGAAAGGACATATAGATGAGTGTCCAGAGATAGAGACAGACTGCATTTATAAGCAATATGGCTGCACAGTCCGA GATAAAAGAAGCAAAGTGAAAGTCCATGAATACACTGAATTTAGCCATCATGTGCTGCTTGTGCTAGAGAGCAACAGCAAGCTCGCCAAACAG gtaGACCAGCTGCAGAAGGACCTGGCCATCCAGGAGAGGGAGCTGAAGGAAAGAAACTTACTTGTTGATAATCTTAAAAGAGAGGTGTCCAAGTGTGACAACACATTTTCTACTATCCAG AGGTCAGTGGCAGAGCAGAGGGAGTGTGTCTCCAGCGTTAAACAGGAGCTGCAGGAGCTCCGCAGTGTTCTGGATGCTGAGCTGGCGAAAGAAGAGCTAAGGTCCCTCCGAGTTTCACTGGACTCTCTCAGACAGCAGGTGGCAATGACGCAGAGCCTCAGAGATCACCTGGGTGAGGACAGCATGG GGGCTTTAGGGCAGACGTGTCAGCGTCACACTCGACTCCTAGACATTCACGTGGAGCAGCTGCAGTGCAACGAGCAACGTTTTCGCCAGCTCGAGTCCACGTCATATGATGGAAAGCTCATCTGGAAGGTTCACGACTATCAGCGCAAAAAGGATGCCGGTGCACCGCTCACCTCACCGCCTTTCTACACTGGCCGCAGCGGCTACAAGCTGAGTGCCCGCGTGTACCCCGATGGGGAAGGTAGCGCCCGGGGCACACACCTCTCCCTCTACGTCATGGTGATGAGAGGTGACTTCGACTCGCTGCTGCCGTGGCCGTTCCGCCAGAGCGTCACACTCACCGTGCTCGACCAGAGCGGCTCACGCAACCACATCAGCTGCAGCTTCAACCCTGACACCAACAAAGAAAGTTTCCGCAGACCCACAGCTGAAAGCAACACAGCATTAGGCTTTTCCCGTTTCATCTCTCACACTGATCTGGAAGGTCCCCGAAACGCAATCTATATACGAGACGACACACTGTTCATCAAAGTCAAGGTGGACACAACAGGGTTGGAGGATTTGTAG